In Ahaetulla prasina isolate Xishuangbanna chromosome 5, ASM2864084v1, whole genome shotgun sequence, the following are encoded in one genomic region:
- the LOC131199474 gene encoding olfactory receptor 51E2-like, with protein sequence MISQDLSTGPPDATPAMPFRNQSLGSPSSFILRGLPGLEAAHFWLAFPLCAMYVVALVGNSIVVLVIKAEPALHTPMYFFLGMLAGVDLALASCTMPRVLSLFWLDAKEIAYRTCLLQMFFIHSLSGMESTILLAMAVDRYVAICRPLQYATILTNSVTAKVGIVALVRGVAFFLPLPLLLNRLSFCGPRGLRHSYCLHQDMMNLACDKHNLNMNIIYGLIAISLVMGLDFLLILVSYLLILKAVLGLSSWEQRLRASGTCLAHLCMVLAFYVPLISLSVIHRYRKDVSPLLQAITSNIYLLVPPVLNPIVYGARTKDIRKRALKYMRLSRNREPH encoded by the coding sequence ACTTGAGCACCGGGCCTCCAGATGCCACCCCGGCAATGCCCTTCAGGAACCAAAGCCTGGGCAGCCCCTCCTCCTTCATCTTGAGGGGCTTGCCTGGCCTGGAAGCtgcccacttctggctggcattCCCCCTGTGTGCCATGTACGTGGTGGCCCTGGTGGGCAACTCCATCGTGGTTCTGGTCATTAAAGCCGAGCCGGCCCTCCACACACCCATGTACTTCTTCCTGGGCATGCTGGCAGGGGTCGACTTGGCCCTGGCCTCCTGCACGATGCCCAGGGTCCTTTCTCTCTTTTGGTTGGATGCCAAGGAGATCGCCTACAGGACCTGCCTTCTCCAGATGTTCTTCATCCACTCCCTCTCGGGCATGGAGTCCACTATCCTCTTGGCCATGGCCGTGGATCGCTATGTGGCCATCTGCCGCCCGCTCCAGTACGCCACCATCCTCACCAACTCTGTGACGGCCAAAGTGGGCATTGTGGCTTTGGTGAGAGGAGtggccttcttccttcctctgcccTTGCTCCTCAACCGCCTGTCCTTCTGCGGCCCCAGGGGCCTCCGGCATTCCTACTGCCTCCACCAGGATATGATGAACCTGGCGTGTGACAAACACAACCTGAACATGAACATCATCTACGGTCTAATCGCCATCAGCCTGGTGATGGGCCTGGACTTCCTGCTCATCCTTGTCTCCTACCTGTTGATCCTGAAGGCCGTCCTGGGGCTGAGCTCCTGGGAGCAGCGCCTCCGGGCCTCTGGCACCTGCCTGGCCCACCTCTGCATGGTCCTGGCTTTCTACGTGCCCTTGATTAGCCTCTCTGTCATCCACCGGTACAGGAAAGACGTGTCTCCTCTGCTCCAGGCCATCACAAGCAACATCTATCTCCTGGTTCCACCCGTGCTCAACCCCATTGTCTATGGGGCTAGGACTAAAGACATCCGGAAACGGGCCTTGAAGTACATGAGGCTCAGCAGGAACAGGGAGCCTCACTGA